Genomic DNA from Salvia miltiorrhiza cultivar Shanhuang (shh) chromosome 1, IMPLAD_Smil_shh, whole genome shotgun sequence:
CGACCAGTAGACAGAGAGAGAGCGGCGTGTCGTCAATGGAGATGCACTGCTTCGCCCAAATATTAGGCGATGAGCAACGCACACatacagagggggaagggaaAGGCGGCGCCGGTGGATCTTGACCGGCGAATTTAGGGTTTTCGAAGAGGAATGGAAGAGGTCGGTTGGgatagagagagagccgagtgtAGTTTAGGTTAGTCAAGGAAGAGGACAACTGGAATAAATTAAGATGATTAATTAAtaccctaattaattaatcttaatGAGACCCctaattttttctaaaaaaggaaatgagacacGAAtattgggacaaaccaaaaaggaaagtgggacaagattattgggacggagggagtataaatttttaaaatttcaattttcagtgataaataatattaatagagttcattatataataatattttttatttttatagcaaataattataaaatagaaaactTAAAAGTGAGACACAACGATACACACTAAGGGGAGTGTATTGGTTGTAGAATTTGTAGGATTTTTTTGGACTTTGAAAATTTGGGGGTATTCAattcagacttttaaaagtctttaaaaatttagaggtattcaatatggattttaaaaagtcttgaaaAAATCTTAAGGTATTCAAAAGTccgtgaattttaaaattctatgaATTTTAATGGCTTCTCTTCCAAAAATACAAAGAGAGAAATCTCACCTCATCACCACCAAATTTCTATGGattcttttaaaatatgaaCAAAGGTACGCGAcatacattttttattaatgtacTAAGAGGCAACATGTTGAAATCATAAGATTAAACTTCTAATTTCTGATAATTATCCTCTTCATAATTgacttttatatttaatttcataagtttggaaagaaaaaaaagaaaagcatacaTAAAGAGAGTAGATGAAAGCGAAATATGATTTTTTGATTTCCACATctcttctctcatctctcatcttctcTAGACTGCGTGCATGATCCATTTAGACCTCTTTCACGTTTACGAGCATTTCCCAGCAGTGGCGGATTCAAGATTTTCAAATTAGGGATGCgaaaaataattacattattataaatataaaaaatatttaatattaaaagtaaatgcATCCAAatattatttagttttaaagtttatggtttatttttaagttgagtttatatttttctttgaggTTATACTTTTAATTGGGGATACAGAaactaaatctaaaataattttcatataaatattaatactattacttatttatttttgggatgCAGCTACACCTCATGTTCTTAATTGGATCCGCCACTGTTTCCCAGCGGTAGCAGGGCTCCAGCCGGCGCCGGGTTGCTGTCTTCCTAATTCCTATCAAGTCAATGAAAATCCatgaaaatcaattaaaaaaaaagtcagTCAAACTCTACATAGAGTCTATAGATTTCCTAAAATCACGAAAATCCATAAACTTTTTAAAGTTTAAAGGGTTAATTTGGTATAAATTCACTAACTTTCACCGATTTTGAATTTAGacacgaactttgaaatttGCCTGACAATACTCAACCTTTGCACCCATTTTAATTTTTCGCCATATTTTCAGGCAACTTAAAAATTCTTGTGACGTGGCAACCGAAAATCTTGCATGGCAATTTTTTTCCGGTGAGTGATACTACGCCGTTTTTACTATCCAATTATATGAAATACAACGTCGTTTTTTGGCCAATTTCATTTTCCATTTAAACACATCTCCGAAACCCTTATTTTCACTCATTCAACTTCAATTTCAAACATAGCACTGCAAAACATGGAAACTTCCTCCTTTCTGGATCCATATTAGGAATTTTCTACAAATTCTCTATAAAGAAAAGGGGGTTTCAATTGGGCCTCATTACCACCGTCAAAGCAAGAATCACTACCATATCTCAGTTTTGGATTGAAGTGACCCTAGCTTCGCGTCGAAGCAGCAGCTGCCAGATCGTGGCTAATCTATTTTTGCTCAGCTCAATcgaaaaataaagatatagtgaaattttttctgtttttccaGATTTCAGCGGTCAACCCCGTCACTTCTTCTTAATTTCTCTGGTGAAATTGCTCTCatggatagagagagaggggcaTCTTCTACGAATCTCGTCTATACGAGATGGTTCTTCACGGGGCTTGATATCCTTGTTGCTTCAATGATCCTTGAAGGATTTTCATTATGTAAAAGCTCTTGTAATGGAAAGCAGGAGTTTTGCGGTGGTGGTGACTTGCGAGAAAGCTCGACAGGATCCCTTCTCCATTGCGCAGCTCACCAGATAGACGAGACGCCAAAGCAAGACACACCTCTCATGGAGACAacgttttttaatttataaccTAAAATGCGGCCGTTTTTTAATGGTAAATGCCATGTCATTATTTAGATTATACACGTCAGTTAATTTGTGCACATGTCAGATAAATAATGACACTTCGGACCAAAAATTAAATGGGTGCAAAGGTTGAGTATTGTCATACAGATTTCAAAGCTCATGTCTAAATTCAAAATTGGTGAATTTATACCATAACCCAAGTTTGAAAAAGTTCAATAGAATCTCAAACCAATACACCCCCTAAATTATGGGATAGAGATCCCATCACGTGGATATAAAAACAATGTAATAGATGCATTTTACGCTTCATTTGTGAAATTAACACAGCCATTTTAATAACCAATTAAGTATATTaaatagggttaagtatcaaataagcccctttcatagtggcccttatcacgtttagctccctatagtcgaagttgggccaactaaaccctcaaagtgcCTAATTTTTAACAATCGAGCCCTCCGCCCTAACGGCGACTTAACGGCTGTtaacagagcagagcagagcgcaaagcatagcagagcagagcgcatagcagtgcagagcagagcgcaTTTTCGCATAGCAGAGCACAACAGAGCGCAtaacagagcagagcagagcgcaaagcatagcagagcagagcgcatagcagtgcagagcagagcgcaTTTTCGCATAGCAAAGTGCATAACAGAGCACATCAGAGCGCATAACAGAGTAGAGCAGAGCGCATAGCATAGCAGAGCAGAGCGCATAGCATAGCAGAGCAGCGCATAgcatagcagagcagagcagagcgcaTAGCAGAGCAGAGCGCATAGCAGAGCGCATTTTCGCATAGCAGAGCACAATAGAGCGCAtaacagagcagagcagagcgcaAAGCATAGCAGAGCAGAGCGCATAGCTGACTCGTGCCGTCGGAGTCGACAGAGCTGAccagataaaattaaaaaaaaaaaaaaaattaaggtagACAGCGTTATATGGCCGTTACAGGCGAGGGCTCACTTATTCGATTTTAGGTACTATGAGGGTTTAATTGGCCCAACTTGGACTATAAGGAGGTAAACGTGATAAGGGCTACTATATCAGGggtttatttgatacttaaccctattaAATATATATGGTGAGATCCTGTTTCTtctcaccatatatatatatatggtgaaaACTATATATCTCCTCCGATACTCAGTTAATCGTTCAAACTTTTGATAGAACGATTCCAATTAAACTTGAAAAACGATGATATTTTGACCAAGTTATCACAACAACCAatgttttcaaataaaattttcgaATAAATTGGATCCTATTCTACTACAATTTCCATtgatgttttaattaattaagaaagaaaataaattaatattttaattaatacaatCTCAAAAGATTCCAAATACTtccgatttatttatttatttattcttttttgcAATAATGCACGTAGTCTATTATGTTGGCCTAAATCCCCAATCATGCACCGACATTCAAAATCATCCTCTCCTTGTTTTCAAGGGAGTGTGATGtaaatttatatacatatttcaATTATAAAGAAACTGCAACCTTGTTCAGCTAGAGATTTACTCAAAAGGCATGTCGTCATGGAACGATATTCATTTCAAAAAACaaatttggagagagagagagaggccgcTCTAAGTGCTGTGGAACAGTATTAACTTCACTTATAACAGAGTATAAATACATACGTGTAATACTAAATCACTAGTTAGTTAGATAtacatatagagagagagtgtatgtgtgtttgtgtgtgtgtgagagagagagggtgtgTATGTGTGTTGTGCAGAGGAAGGGGCAGGGAGGTGGGAGTTGGTGGTGGGGTGATGGCTGAGTTTGGGAATTGTAGAAACACAGCCAACATAAAAGCCTGCCACATCAAATCTCACCCCAAACATGGCAAAGCTTAGGAATTGACCATACTTTTCCCATTCCGATCTGCCCCTGCCCCTTCCTCTTCCCCTTCTCCTGCCCCCTTTATATTTCAATCACCATCTCCATTTTACACTACATTTCATCAATATGCATACATTATGCCCTAATAATTAGCAGATTTTCAGTTCGATTCCCACTGCgggcgaagagagagagagaggctgaAGAAGAAGCATTGTTGCATGGAGCGGCGGAGATGATTAGATCCTGGCAGCCTCTGAAACTTGTGCTTTCCACTACTATGAGAAAAAATCTCCCTCACTACGCTCTATTCTCCTTCTTTTGCTGCTGTTTATGCTTCTATGGAATCTACTCTGCAAATATCCCTACCTCTAATTCCCCGCCCTCAGGTCAGATTCTACCATTCATCCATTGAAAAAAATCTAAGCGATCTCTCCAAACATGCACGAATCtgtgtatatgtgtgtgtgtttcaaATTATGCCAAGTGAGATCTGATGTAATCCTTTTCCCTGGCTTAATTAATCGTTTGCAGAAATCAAGTTTCTATTGAATCTTCAAGCTGATGATAACTACTTCTTCAAGGTAAGCAAATCCATAGCTTGTTCACCGATCTTAATAAATATGCGGAatatattgtgttatttaaaatcgTTTTCTATGATCTATCCTACCTCAATATATATGGGGAGAATAGtttattcttttcatttttttttatatatgatttATAAACGAAGGTGATGGTAAAACCATTTTAATATGAACTACACATATTTGGTTAATTCACTGTGTTTCTCTATCTCGAGTCGACACCAGCTCTATGAATTGCTGGAATGCTCCTCAATTATTTCTAACTTTCGCGGCATCATTTTATTttgtgttattattattttttcttgtcGTGAGAATCCGAGGTCGCCATCGTAGGTGCACACTGTGCAATTTTCGCTTGCACACGTTTAATACACTTCAAgtgtcttgttttttttttttttggggacgATTATCTAGAAAAGAggttaattagattattaagtgATGTGGTGTTGTATAGAGTTGAAAAGTTGTTGTGAATCCCAAAAATCATTActtttttagaataatttttttcataaaaaaataaaatatttgaagtgAGATGgacaaaaagaaaacaagataCTTAGAAGTGGATGGAGAGAGTGATAGTCTGCAGACATGAAAATTGCTCAATACTCTACTCAATTATTTAAACTTTGGCCTCAATTTTGATCATGTGTAAAAGTAATTAAATGATGAAAATAGACAAACCAACGCCTCTCATGTGTATTAGTGtgcaaatatataaattggTAGAATGCTCCGCAATTATTTGAACTTTGGCCTCAATTTTGATCTACACGTAGTAGTATTTGAATGATGAAAACCGACAAGTATTTGGTGGAGGTCCATCAAAGCCAACTAGGTCTAGGTCTAGGAATCAAGTATTTTTAACAGCTGAAATTCGTGAATTACAttagtatttttatttgatttttgatttgatagatatatgtaTCACCTCGTCAAATCTGATTCACATAACTATTTGACGTGACAAGCCTAGGAAGAATGAGTTTGAAATTAAACTTTTCCTAGAAAAGTAACATCCATAGATTTCAACCTTAATTTTAGCAAATTTGCAATTTTTACTAAAATTAAAAGtgatgagatgaaagatttTGATTACTTTGATTTTTGAGCCAAACAACCAATCTTCTGATTTGGGACCCATCCCATGCTCTAGAAGGCGCCACTTAGCCAACTTGACTTTATTTTGCTAGCGGGAGCAGGGGGGGTGCACGTTTGTCGTCATTGTTAAATTTTAGATAGAGCAGCGCAACGGGCGGGACTGCGGGGGCATGTTTTTGCTCCATCCCCGTGAAGCCCTGGCCCCCCTGCGCACGTTAGCTCCTGCCAATTCACTATCACAAAAATATCTGTTTGTTACACAGGCTTCACCTTTTTTATTTCCCCTTCATTTTCGGACCTACTCCTAcagcttttttttcttttctttttctttctctttatAAACTtgtattccatttttttttctttttttaatcggACTATTATTTGGTTCACTCCGTGTAAAGGCACCGTGATATTTGAGTATTGCATGTGTTGGTGAAatctttaattaaaattaatggtCTAGCACGTGCGTATACCAAATGATTTTATATCTCCATCTACCAAATTGAGTATGTATATAATTCAATTAATATATGAATAATTTGTATGCATAAAAGTTATACTGAAtcattcaaaattttacattcCCCTCGTTTGATAAAAGAATACCAAATAGATCATAAATGAATGATTTGATGCagaaaatagagaaaaactATATTTTGGAGATAGGCGGAGTGAGAGCGGCGAGAAGGGTACTACTAGGAGGTCCGGGGTCATCGCCGCCGCGTTGCGCGTGGAAATGTGGCGGATGCATGCCGTGCAAGCCGGTGCATGTGCCGGTGCCGCCGGGCGCTAGGGTGACGACGGAGTACTACCCGGAGGCTTGGAGGTGTAAATGTGGCAATAAATTGTACATGCCTTAGCTAGCTAGCTACTGCCCTTCCTTAATTTGCCATTAAATTAACGTCTATCTACTTAGTTTCTACTAAATTTATTTGCTTAGAAGCAAGAGAAGAATATAGTATTATTGTTTATTCAAATCACAGTGCAAACTTCGTCTTCGTATATTAATACGATGTACTTAATTTTCTCTAATCAAATGTTTGATttgtttaattatatattaactctactTGGACTCTAATCACTCAATTAGATGATTATGTATCATCTCAAAATTTGATTAGTTACTTAATCATCTTTCGTTAATCTTATTAATTTTTCATATCTTATCCACCAACATAGGTAGTATTAGGAAGATATTGGAATATCGTTTGTTAAATGAGCTGACATATATTTATTTGGATTTAAATGCTACAAAAACTGTTTTCATTCCATTCTAAGTTTGTAAATATATTTCTTCTTCGGTAATTAATTAACGCTAGGCTACCCTGACTTTTACTAGTTTAATGAAATGTTCACGTATTAATTCCTGTATTAAGTGTAAtaggtaaaaaaaattgtatagtccatttaaatatatatatatatatatatatatatatatatatatatatatatattcctgaCCCAATTGGCTAGTCCAATTAAAAAGATCAAGTTAATAACTATTAAGTCGGCCTAATGCTAGGTCATCAAGATTAACCGTATCAAACTTAAAAAGGGCAACAACTTAGGAAAGAAGGCAAGATAAAGtcatctatctatatatatataatagcaaaataaatcatatcttaCGTGACGTTGTATAATctctccattctaattttcctcaattctcattcattcttatttttttctaaacttttaatcaatttacatatcaaaaaattattaaatatctaaaaatcattatattaatatttcatagatcttaaaaataaattctatcctacgtggcatcgtataatctcttcattctaatttttttcaattctcattcattcttattttttttctaaacttttaatcaatttcctatctaaaaaccattaaatatctaaaaatcattaatcaatttccatatctaaaaaacattatatt
This window encodes:
- the LOC131006663 gene encoding EPIDERMAL PATTERNING FACTOR-like protein 6 — its product is MIRSWQPLKLVLSTTMRKNLPHYALFSFFCCCLCFYGIYSANIPTSNSPPSEIKFLLNLQADDNYFFKKIEKNYILEIGGVRAARRVLLGGPGSSPPRCAWKCGGCMPCKPVHVPVPPGARVTTEYYPEAWRCKCGNKLYMP